In Streptomyces sp. SN-593, a single genomic region encodes these proteins:
- a CDS encoding sucrase ferredoxin, which translates to MSLCTIASTELAEPLTATAATARTWLLIEQPGPWGAKALRTSHLDPVLGRTLERLADGTGVRLGLIRRPGRHADTHRPRLRRVIAAHTAPDRPWVCTADLADASDLADLDFPALGGGRSAGFGAPADGPGARPVALVCTNGTRDRCCALHGRPLAAELAADEGFDVWETTHLGGHRFAPTMLVLPHGYSYGRLDAASAKDALTAARAGRVALDGCRGRSTWSRPGQAAELAVRTLVDEDRAAVLAVRAADPVQPEQPAPGPGNDDARTAWSVRVEHTDGRAWRVLVAQRAATPPRPESCGAALGTPARMDVEAVEQIAPGPASTRTPPGR; encoded by the coding sequence GTGAGCCTCTGCACCATTGCCTCGACCGAACTGGCCGAACCGTTGACCGCGACCGCGGCGACCGCCCGGACCTGGCTCCTGATCGAGCAGCCGGGGCCGTGGGGGGCGAAGGCGCTCAGGACCAGCCACCTCGACCCGGTACTGGGGCGCACGTTGGAGCGCCTCGCCGACGGCACCGGTGTCCGGCTCGGCCTCATCCGGCGCCCCGGCCGGCATGCCGACACCCACCGGCCGCGCCTGCGCCGCGTCATCGCCGCCCACACCGCGCCCGACCGGCCCTGGGTCTGCACCGCCGACCTGGCCGACGCCTCCGACCTGGCCGACCTGGACTTCCCGGCTCTCGGCGGCGGCCGGTCCGCCGGCTTCGGCGCCCCCGCCGACGGCCCCGGCGCCCGACCGGTCGCCCTCGTCTGCACCAACGGCACCCGCGACCGCTGCTGCGCCCTGCACGGTCGTCCGCTCGCCGCCGAACTCGCCGCCGACGAGGGCTTCGACGTCTGGGAGACCACCCATCTCGGCGGCCACCGCTTCGCCCCGACCATGCTGGTGCTGCCGCACGGCTACTCCTACGGCCGTCTGGACGCCGCCTCGGCCAAGGACGCGCTGACCGCCGCGCGCGCCGGCCGGGTCGCCCTGGACGGCTGCCGCGGCCGCTCCACCTGGTCCCGCCCGGGGCAGGCCGCCGAGTTGGCGGTCCGGACGCTCGTCGACGAGGACCGCGCGGCGGTGCTGGCGGTGCGCGCCGCCGACCCCGTGCAGCCTGAGCAGCCCGCGCCGGGGCCCGGGAACGACGACGCACGGACCGCCTGGTCCGTGCGCGTCGAGCACACCGACGGCCGGGCCTGGCGGGTGCTGGTCGCCCAGCGCGCCGCCACTCCCCCGCGGCCTGAGAGCTGTGGCGCCGCGCTCGGCACGCCCGCGCGGATGGACGTGGAGGCCGTCGAGCAGATCGCCCCCGGTCCAGCGTCCACCCGTACGCCGCCCGGCCGTTGA
- a CDS encoding DUF7455 domain-containing protein, which translates to MTTVLTPASPLTAGDRCDRCGAQAYLRVVLISGGELLFCAHHGRKFEPELKKIAAEIQDETGRLTETPASTGDDER; encoded by the coding sequence GTGACTACTGTTCTGACCCCCGCGAGTCCGCTGACAGCGGGCGACCGCTGCGACCGTTGCGGCGCTCAGGCCTACCTGCGCGTCGTACTCATCAGCGGCGGAGAGCTGCTCTTCTGCGCGCACCACGGCCGCAAGTTCGAGCCCGAACTGAAGAAGATCGCAGCCGAGATACAGGACGAGACCGGTCGGCTGACCGAGACCCCGGCGTCGACGGGAGACGACGAGCGCTGA
- a CDS encoding solute symporter family protein translates to MAYLADTTGDHQGLAIVLFTVFVSVTLAITAWAGRRRSSSVEFFAGGRLFTPVENGFAIAGDYMSAASFLGISGLIALFGYDGLLYSVGFFVAWLVVLMLVAELVRNVGRYTLADVLSARLRHRPVRIAAGTASVTVSILYLVAQMVGAGSLVGLLLGGTGTARTWTVIGVGALMVTYVSFGGMRATTWIQIVKTVLLMGGTVALTVMVLVKFHGNVNGLLRSAVTGSGQGDAFLAPGLKYGVSGTSRLDFISLGLALVLGTAGLPHILSRFYTVPTARSARRSVVWAIGLIGAFYLMTIVLGFGAAAMVGSDTVRTSNEAGNTAVPLLAEALGGGSGTTGGAVLFAVVGSVAFATILAVVAGITLASSASVAHDLYATVRRVPRHAARGDAGNPGGHMEEDEVRVARFSAVGIGAVAIALSLLAQDQNIAFLVGLAFAVAASANLPSLLYSLFWHRFTTKGAVWSIYGGLVPALTLVVLSPVTSGRADSLFPGVDFHLFPLENPGLVSIPLGFFAGWLGTVLTKEPADEAAFAETEVRSLTGAGAV, encoded by the coding sequence GTGGCGTACCTGGCGGACACGACGGGAGATCACCAGGGACTGGCGATCGTCCTGTTCACGGTGTTCGTGTCGGTGACGCTGGCGATCACGGCGTGGGCGGGGCGGCGGCGCAGTTCGTCGGTCGAGTTCTTCGCCGGCGGGCGGCTGTTCACCCCGGTGGAGAACGGCTTCGCGATCGCCGGGGACTACATGTCGGCGGCGTCGTTCCTCGGGATCTCCGGGCTGATCGCGCTGTTCGGGTACGACGGGCTGCTGTACTCGGTCGGGTTCTTCGTGGCGTGGCTGGTCGTGCTGATGCTCGTCGCCGAACTGGTGCGGAACGTCGGGCGGTACACGCTGGCCGACGTGTTGTCCGCCCGGTTGCGGCACCGCCCGGTGCGGATCGCGGCGGGGACGGCGTCGGTGACGGTGTCGATCCTCTACCTGGTGGCGCAGATGGTCGGTGCGGGCAGCCTGGTCGGTCTGCTGCTCGGCGGCACCGGCACGGCCAGGACCTGGACGGTGATCGGGGTCGGCGCGCTGATGGTGACCTACGTGTCGTTCGGCGGGATGCGGGCGACCACCTGGATCCAGATCGTCAAGACCGTGCTGCTGATGGGGGGCACGGTGGCGCTCACGGTGATGGTGCTGGTGAAGTTCCACGGCAACGTGAACGGGCTGCTGCGCTCTGCGGTGACCGGGAGCGGGCAGGGCGACGCGTTCCTGGCGCCGGGGCTGAAATACGGGGTCAGCGGGACATCGAGGCTGGACTTCATCAGTCTGGGCCTGGCCCTGGTGCTGGGCACGGCCGGGCTGCCGCACATCCTCTCGCGCTTCTACACGGTGCCGACGGCGCGTTCGGCGCGGCGCTCGGTGGTGTGGGCGATCGGGCTGATCGGTGCGTTCTACCTGATGACGATCGTGCTGGGCTTCGGTGCCGCGGCGATGGTCGGTTCGGACACGGTGCGGACGTCCAACGAGGCGGGCAACACCGCGGTGCCGCTGCTCGCGGAGGCGCTGGGCGGCGGATCGGGCACGACCGGCGGCGCGGTGCTGTTCGCGGTGGTGGGGTCGGTGGCGTTCGCGACGATCCTGGCGGTGGTGGCGGGCATCACCCTCGCGTCGTCGGCGTCGGTGGCGCACGACCTGTACGCGACGGTGCGGCGGGTGCCGCGCCACGCGGCCAGGGGCGACGCCGGCAACCCCGGCGGCCACATGGAGGAGGACGAGGTGCGGGTGGCGCGGTTCTCCGCGGTCGGGATCGGCGCGGTGGCGATCGCGTTGAGCCTGCTGGCGCAGGACCAGAACATCGCGTTCCTGGTGGGGCTGGCGTTCGCGGTGGCGGCGTCGGCGAACCTGCCCTCGTTGCTCTACTCGCTGTTCTGGCACCGCTTCACCACCAAGGGTGCCGTGTGGTCGATCTACGGCGGGCTCGTCCCCGCGCTGACCCTGGTGGTGCTCTCACCGGTGACGTCCGGGCGGGCCGACTCGCTCTTCCCGGGGGTGGACTTCCACCTCTTCCCGCTGGAGAACCCGGGGCTGGTCTCGATCCCGCTCGGCTTCTTCGCCGGCTGGTTGGGCACGGTGCTCACCAAGGAGCCGGCGGACGAGGCCGCGTTCGCGGAGACCGAGGTGCGGTCGCTGACGGGAGCCGGCGCCGTGTAG
- a CDS encoding sensor histidine kinase yields MNTWTSWPSREALSREMRPRARRRVGRGIRLALTGAALWGIIAKGELRPWASAGACLGVLVLYGVLWCYFRTTLRHRLGPALGMVALLVAGGALAVGADAPFAAVMLWCGCAVLALERLPMTVGLPVAVVALTLFVLFARSDSWLVTLLTALGVCLAGYTVRLDAEARGNTHRLLAQERAARKAEAETAALAERARIAREIHDVLAHSLSAQTVHLEAARLLVERGAERELVLERVVAARRMAREGLAETRQALSALRGDMTAVEDFLRELVASQGARLEVDGEPRRLPAEAGLAVRRVAQEAMTNVRKHAPGADVVLRLEYRPDEVELEFRDFGGRSPVDNSLGVSGSGYGLRGMRERAELLGGALDAGPAEEGFVVRLRVPA; encoded by the coding sequence ATGAACACCTGGACCTCATGGCCCTCACGGGAGGCCCTGTCCCGCGAGATGAGGCCGCGGGCCAGGCGCCGGGTCGGGCGGGGCATCCGGCTGGCGCTCACGGGCGCGGCGCTGTGGGGCATCATCGCCAAGGGAGAGCTGCGCCCGTGGGCGTCAGCGGGCGCGTGCCTCGGAGTGCTGGTGTTGTACGGGGTGCTGTGGTGCTACTTCCGGACCACTTTGCGGCACCGGTTGGGGCCGGCGCTCGGCATGGTCGCGCTGCTGGTCGCGGGGGGCGCCCTCGCGGTCGGAGCGGATGCCCCGTTCGCCGCGGTGATGCTGTGGTGCGGGTGCGCGGTACTCGCGCTGGAGCGGCTGCCGATGACGGTGGGCCTGCCGGTGGCGGTGGTCGCGCTGACCTTGTTCGTGCTGTTCGCCAGGTCCGACAGCTGGCTGGTGACGTTGCTGACCGCACTCGGGGTCTGCCTCGCGGGATACACCGTGCGGCTGGACGCGGAGGCGCGAGGGAACACCCATCGGCTGCTGGCGCAGGAGCGGGCCGCGCGGAAGGCCGAGGCGGAGACGGCCGCGCTCGCCGAGCGGGCCAGGATCGCCCGGGAGATCCACGACGTGCTGGCGCACAGCCTGTCCGCGCAGACCGTCCACCTGGAAGCGGCCCGGCTGCTGGTCGAGCGGGGCGCGGAGCGGGAGTTGGTGCTGGAGCGGGTGGTGGCGGCCCGGCGGATGGCCCGGGAGGGTCTGGCCGAGACACGGCAGGCACTGTCCGCGCTGCGCGGCGACATGACGGCGGTGGAGGACTTCCTGCGGGAGTTGGTGGCGTCGCAGGGGGCGCGGCTGGAGGTCGACGGGGAGCCCCGGCGGCTGCCGGCCGAGGCGGGACTCGCGGTGCGCCGGGTCGCACAGGAGGCGATGACGAACGTCCGGAAGCACGCCCCCGGGGCGGACGTCGTGCTTCGCCTGGAGTACCGGCCCGATGAGGTCGAGTTGGAGTTCCGCGACTTCGGGGGCAGATCGCCTGTGGACAACTCTCTGGGGGTGTCCGGATCGGGCTACGGTCTTCGAGGGATGAGAGAGCGCGCCGAACTGCTGGGAGGCGCGTTGGACGCCGGACCGGCAGAGGAGGGCTTCGTGGTGCGCTTGCGGGTGCCCGCATGA
- a CDS encoding S1 family peptidase — protein sequence MRFSVRTVIAAIVALLPALVVPLALPATPAAAHEVVVGGVPTTTQQEPWVVALSSRSRFGSDRSGQFCGGVAVGSRTVVTAAHCFGREALGVSDWRQLPDLRVIADRTDLSDATGEELRPSDVWVNPDFDQTTNANDVAVITLAEPLPNGAAIPMADSSDTDSYRPGARAEVYGWGDTTGNSDYASTLRAADITVLADSACQQAYPGGSVGTYQPASMMCAGEEQGGRDACQGDSGGPLVVAGRLVGLVSWGNGCALADYPGVYTRVSAMEALIARHM from the coding sequence ATGCGTTTCAGTGTCCGTACCGTCATCGCGGCGATAGTCGCGCTGCTGCCGGCTCTGGTGGTGCCTCTGGCGCTGCCGGCGACCCCGGCGGCGGCCCACGAGGTCGTCGTGGGCGGTGTCCCGACCACGACCCAGCAGGAGCCCTGGGTGGTGGCGCTGTCCAGCCGCTCGCGCTTCGGCAGCGACCGCTCCGGCCAGTTCTGCGGCGGTGTCGCCGTCGGCTCCCGCACCGTGGTCACCGCCGCGCACTGCTTCGGGCGGGAGGCCCTGGGGGTGTCGGACTGGCGGCAACTGCCGGATCTGCGCGTCATCGCGGACCGGACCGACCTGTCCGATGCGACGGGGGAGGAGCTGCGGCCGTCCGACGTGTGGGTGAACCCGGACTTCGACCAGACCACCAACGCCAACGACGTCGCGGTGATCACGTTGGCCGAGCCGCTGCCGAACGGCGCCGCCATCCCGATGGCGGATTCGTCCGACACGGATTCCTACCGCCCCGGCGCCCGGGCCGAGGTCTATGGCTGGGGCGACACCACCGGAAACAGTGACTACGCGAGCACGCTGCGTGCGGCGGATATCACGGTCCTGGCCGATTCGGCATGCCAGCAGGCGTACCCCGGCGGCAGCGTCGGCACCTACCAGCCCGCGTCGATGATGTGCGCGGGGGAGGAGCAGGGCGGGCGGGACGCCTGCCAGGGCGACAGCGGCGGTCCGCTGGTGGTCGCCGGCCGGCTGGTGGGTCTGGTGTCCTGGGGCAACGGCTGCGCGCTGGCGGACTACCCCGGGGTCTACACGCGGGTCTCCGCGATGGAGGCGCTGATCGCCCGGCACATGTGA
- a CDS encoding response regulator transcription factor yields the protein MTRVVVADDQTVVREGIVMLLGLLPGIEVVGAAGDGEEAVRLVAEQHPEVVLMDLRMPRCDGVEATRRIRAGYPGTPVVVLTTFADDDSLFPALRAGARGYLTKDAGGEEIARAIADVTAGRAGLSSSVQGRVLDVLARGEPRVAPLRREGEELPDGLTIREAEVLVLVAEGLSNAEITERLHVSRATVKTHINNLFAKTGARDRAQAVGYAYRHGIT from the coding sequence ATGACAAGGGTGGTGGTCGCGGACGACCAGACGGTCGTGCGCGAAGGGATCGTGATGCTGTTGGGGCTGCTGCCGGGGATCGAGGTGGTGGGAGCGGCCGGTGACGGCGAGGAGGCGGTGCGGCTGGTGGCGGAGCAGCATCCGGAGGTGGTGCTGATGGACCTGCGGATGCCCCGGTGCGACGGGGTCGAGGCGACCCGGCGGATCCGGGCCGGGTATCCGGGCACACCGGTGGTGGTGCTGACCACGTTCGCGGACGACGACTCGTTGTTCCCGGCGCTGCGGGCCGGTGCGCGGGGCTATCTGACGAAGGACGCGGGCGGGGAGGAGATCGCGCGGGCCATCGCCGATGTGACGGCAGGACGGGCGGGATTGTCGTCGTCGGTGCAGGGCCGGGTGCTGGATGTGCTCGCGCGAGGTGAGCCGCGGGTGGCACCGTTGAGACGTGAGGGAGAGGAGTTGCCCGACGGGCTGACGATACGGGAGGCGGAGGTGTTGGTACTGGTGGCCGAGGGCCTGTCCAACGCGGAGATCACCGAGCGGTTGCACGTCAGCAGGGCCACCGTGAAGACGCACATCAACAACCTGTTTGCCAAGACCGGGGCACGCGATCGGGCTCAGGCCGTGGGATACGCCTACCGGCACGGGATCACCTGA
- a CDS encoding RNA polymerase sigma factor yields MSASTSRTLPSEIAESESLMALIEQGKAQGQIAGDDVRRAFEADQIPATQWKNVLRSLNQVLDEEGVTLMVTAAEAPKRTRKSVAAKSPAKRTATKTVATKTAAPVKKTVAPKAPATEAVTEAETTVEPSVEAENQGKKAPAKKTAAKKAAAKKAPAKKTAAKKSAAGSGDEAAVETDEALEDVPPGKAGEEDAEKTESESFVLSDDDEDDAPAQQVAVAGATADPVKDYLKQIGKVPLLNAEQEVELAKRIEAGLFAEDKLAAADKLAPKLKRELEIIAEDGRWAKNHLLEANLRLVVSLAKRYTGRGMLFLDLIQEGNLGLIRAVEKFDYTKGFKFSTYATWWIRQAITRAMADQARTIRIPVHMVEVINKLARVQRQMLQDLGREPTPEELAKELDMTPEKVIEVQKYGREPISLHTPLGEDGDSEFGDLIEDSEAVVPADAVSFTLLQEQLHSVLDTLSEREAGVVSMRFGLTDGQPKTLDEIGKVYGVTRERIRQIESKTMSKLRHPSRSQVLRDYLD; encoded by the coding sequence GTGTCGGCCAGCACATCCCGTACGCTCCCGTCCGAGATCGCCGAATCCGAGTCTCTGATGGCGCTCATCGAGCAGGGTAAGGCCCAGGGCCAGATCGCCGGCGACGATGTGCGTCGGGCGTTCGAAGCGGACCAGATTCCGGCAACCCAGTGGAAGAACGTTCTGCGCAGCCTCAACCAGGTCCTCGACGAGGAGGGTGTGACGCTGATGGTGACCGCCGCAGAGGCGCCCAAGCGCACCCGCAAGAGCGTCGCAGCCAAGAGTCCGGCGAAGCGTACTGCCACCAAGACGGTCGCCACCAAGACGGCGGCCCCTGTCAAGAAGACCGTTGCGCCCAAGGCCCCCGCCACGGAGGCGGTGACCGAGGCCGAGACCACGGTGGAGCCATCGGTGGAGGCGGAGAACCAAGGCAAGAAGGCGCCCGCGAAGAAGACCGCGGCGAAGAAGGCGGCTGCCAAGAAGGCCCCGGCGAAGAAGACGGCGGCGAAGAAGTCCGCCGCCGGTTCGGGTGACGAGGCCGCCGTCGAGACCGACGAGGCGCTCGAGGACGTCCCGCCCGGCAAGGCCGGCGAGGAGGACGCCGAGAAGACGGAGTCCGAGAGCTTCGTGCTCTCCGACGACGACGAGGACGACGCGCCCGCCCAGCAGGTCGCCGTCGCCGGCGCCACCGCCGACCCGGTCAAGGACTACCTGAAGCAGATCGGCAAGGTCCCGCTGCTCAACGCGGAGCAGGAGGTCGAGCTCGCCAAGCGGATCGAGGCCGGCCTCTTCGCCGAGGACAAGCTCGCGGCGGCCGACAAGCTCGCGCCCAAGCTCAAGCGCGAGCTGGAGATCATCGCCGAGGACGGCCGCTGGGCGAAGAACCACCTGCTGGAGGCCAACCTCCGCCTCGTGGTCTCGCTGGCCAAGCGCTACACCGGCCGCGGCATGCTCTTCCTCGACCTGATCCAGGAGGGGAACCTCGGCCTGATCCGGGCGGTCGAGAAGTTCGACTACACCAAGGGCTTCAAGTTCTCCACCTACGCCACCTGGTGGATTCGGCAGGCGATCACCCGCGCGATGGCCGACCAGGCCCGCACCATCCGTATCCCGGTGCACATGGTCGAGGTCATCAACAAGCTGGCGCGCGTCCAGCGCCAGATGCTCCAGGACCTGGGCCGCGAGCCCACCCCGGAGGAGCTGGCCAAGGAACTCGACATGACCCCCGAGAAGGTCATCGAGGTCCAGAAGTACGGCCGTGAGCCCATCTCGCTGCACACGCCGCTCGGCGAGGACGGCGACAGCGAGTTCGGCGACCTGATCGAGGACTCCGAGGCGGTCGTGCCGGCCGACGCGGTGAGCTTCACCCTCCTCCAGGAGCAGCTTCACTCCGTCCTGGACACCCTGTCGGAGCGCGAGGCGGGCGTGGTCTCCATGCGCTTCGGCCTCACCGACGGGCAGCCCAAGACGCTGGACGAGATCGGCAAGGTCTACGGGGTGACGCGCGAGCGCATCCGCCAGATCGAGTCGAAGACGATGTCCAAGCTGCGCCACCCCTCGCGCTCTCAGGTGTTGCGCGACTACCTCGACTGA
- a CDS encoding DNA gyrase/topoisomerase IV subunit B has protein sequence MTAETSVPPASMLTGADRDGSNYTARHLLVLEGLEAVRKRPGMYIGSTDSRGLMHCIWEIIDNAVDEALAGHGDRIEVVLGSDGSIEVRDNGRGIPVDVEPKTGLSGVEVVMTKLHAGGKFGGGSYAASGGLHGVGASVVNALSSRLDVEVDRGGHTHAISFRRGVPGIFTESGPDAPFEPASGVTRAKKVPRTRTGTRVRYWADRQIFLKDAKLSLDTLHQRARQTAFLVPGLTIVVRDERGIEEDKPVEDVFHFDGGISEFCEYLAPDKPISDVQRLTGSGTFKETVPVLDDRGHMTPTEVTRELGVDIALRWGTGYDTTLRSFVNIIATPKGGTHVTGFERSVAKTVNEVLRATKLLRVAEDDIVKDDAMEGLTAVVTVRLAEPQFEGQTKEVLGTSAANRIVAAVVAKELKEFLTSTRRDTKGQARAVLEKAVAAARTRIAARQHKEAQRRKTALETSSLPAKLADCRSDNVERSELFIVEGDSALGTAKLARNSEFQALLPIRGKILNVQKSSVSDMLKNAECGAIIQVIGAGSGRTFDIDQARYGKVIFLADADVDGAHIRCLLLTLFQRYMRAMVEEGRVFSAVPPLHRIELVQPRKGQDKYLYTYSDAELRQTLQDLNRRNVRYKDSIQRYKGLGEMDANQLAETTMDPRHRTLRRINISDLEAAEQAFDLLMGNEVAPRKEFISSSASTLDRARIDV, from the coding sequence GTGACCGCCGAAACCTCCGTGCCGCCCGCCTCGATGCTGACGGGCGCAGATCGTGACGGTTCCAACTACACCGCGCGGCATCTCCTCGTCCTCGAAGGACTCGAGGCCGTCCGCAAGCGGCCCGGTATGTACATCGGCTCGACCGACAGCCGCGGCCTCATGCACTGCATCTGGGAGATCATCGACAACGCCGTGGACGAGGCCCTGGCGGGCCACGGCGACCGGATCGAGGTCGTGCTCGGCTCCGACGGCTCCATCGAGGTCCGCGACAACGGCCGCGGCATCCCGGTGGACGTCGAACCGAAGACCGGCCTGTCCGGCGTCGAGGTCGTCATGACCAAGCTGCACGCCGGCGGCAAGTTCGGCGGCGGCTCGTACGCCGCCTCCGGCGGTCTGCACGGCGTCGGCGCCTCGGTGGTCAACGCGCTGTCCTCGCGCCTGGACGTCGAGGTCGACCGCGGCGGGCACACCCACGCCATCAGCTTCCGACGGGGTGTCCCCGGCATTTTCACCGAGTCCGGCCCCGACGCCCCCTTCGAGCCGGCCAGCGGCGTGACCCGTGCCAAGAAGGTGCCCCGCACCCGCACCGGCACCCGGGTGCGGTACTGGGCGGACCGGCAGATCTTCCTGAAGGACGCCAAGCTCTCCCTGGACACCCTCCACCAGCGGGCCCGGCAGACCGCCTTCCTCGTCCCCGGCCTCACCATCGTGGTGCGCGACGAGCGCGGCATCGAGGAGGACAAGCCGGTCGAGGACGTCTTCCACTTCGACGGCGGGATCAGCGAGTTCTGCGAGTACCTCGCCCCCGACAAGCCGATCAGCGACGTGCAGCGGCTGACCGGCAGCGGCACCTTCAAGGAGACCGTCCCGGTACTCGACGACCGCGGCCACATGACGCCCACCGAGGTCACCCGTGAACTCGGTGTCGACATCGCGCTGCGCTGGGGCACGGGATACGACACCACCCTCCGGTCGTTCGTCAACATCATCGCGACGCCCAAGGGCGGCACCCACGTGACCGGCTTCGAGCGGTCGGTCGCCAAGACGGTCAACGAGGTGCTGCGCGCGACCAAACTGCTGCGCGTCGCCGAGGACGACATCGTCAAGGACGACGCGATGGAGGGCCTCACGGCGGTGGTCACCGTCCGGCTGGCCGAGCCGCAGTTCGAGGGCCAGACCAAGGAGGTGCTGGGCACCTCGGCGGCGAACCGCATCGTGGCCGCCGTCGTGGCCAAGGAGCTCAAGGAGTTCCTGACCTCCACCCGGCGCGACACCAAGGGCCAGGCCCGGGCCGTGCTGGAGAAGGCCGTCGCCGCCGCGCGGACCCGCATCGCCGCCCGGCAGCACAAGGAGGCGCAGCGGAGGAAGACCGCGCTGGAGACCTCCTCGCTGCCGGCGAAGCTCGCCGACTGCCGCAGCGACAACGTCGAGCGCAGCGAACTGTTCATCGTCGAGGGCGACTCGGCGCTCGGCACCGCCAAGCTGGCGCGCAACTCCGAGTTCCAGGCGCTGCTGCCGATCCGCGGCAAGATCCTGAACGTGCAGAAGTCCTCCGTCTCCGACATGCTCAAGAACGCCGAGTGCGGCGCGATCATCCAGGTGATAGGAGCCGGCTCCGGGCGCACCTTCGACATCGACCAGGCGCGCTACGGCAAGGTGATCTTCCTGGCCGACGCCGATGTCGACGGCGCCCACATCCGCTGCCTCCTGCTCACCCTCTTCCAGCGCTACATGCGCGCCATGGTCGAGGAGGGCCGGGTCTTCTCCGCCGTCCCGCCGCTGCACCGGATCGAGCTGGTCCAGCCCAGGAAGGGCCAGGACAAGTACCTCTACACCTACTCCGACGCCGAGCTGCGGCAGACCCTCCAGGACCTCAACCGGCGCAACGTCCGCTACAAGGACAGCATCCAGCGCTACAAGGGCCTCGGCGAGATGGACGCCAACCAGTTGGCCGAGACGACGATGGACCCGCGCCACCGTACCCTGCGCCGGATCAACATCAGCGACCTCGAAGCCGCGGAGCAGGCGTTCGACCTGCTGATGGGCAACGAGGTGGCGCCCCGCAAGGAGTTCATCTCCAGCTCCGCCTCCACCCTGGACCGCGCGCGGATCGACGTCTGA
- a CDS encoding DUF1453 family protein: MSGLVNALVIAAVVALVLARQLRPRVVAGGRWWLLPVVLIALTVRDGGGLIDGQHQDASVALLSAELAVGAAMGVVWATTTRMWRESDGRVMAKGTKATLAVWLLGIAVRGGLYAVAAAASVHQSSSSVMLAVAVTLLIRSGVLLWRAQGLAPSYRAVS; encoded by the coding sequence ATGTCCGGTCTGGTCAACGCGCTGGTGATCGCCGCGGTCGTCGCGCTGGTGCTCGCCCGCCAGCTTCGGCCGCGCGTGGTGGCCGGCGGCCGGTGGTGGCTGCTCCCCGTCGTGCTGATCGCGCTGACGGTCCGGGACGGCGGCGGCCTGATCGACGGACAGCACCAGGACGCCTCGGTGGCACTGCTGTCCGCGGAACTTGCGGTCGGCGCAGCGATGGGCGTCGTCTGGGCGACGACCACGCGGATGTGGAGGGAGTCCGACGGCCGGGTGATGGCGAAGGGCACCAAAGCCACCCTCGCGGTGTGGTTGCTCGGCATAGCCGTCCGCGGAGGGCTGTACGCGGTCGCGGCCGCGGCGAGCGTGCACCAGAGTTCGTCCTCGGTGATGCTCGCGGTCGCCGTGACCCTGCTGATACGCAGCGGCGTGCTCCTCTGGCGAGCTCAGGGCCTGGCGCCGTCGTACCGTGCGGTCTCATGA
- a CDS encoding DUF485 domain-containing protein, with protein MDEHGGGDPGTLGVDSPWRQAAVARQWAPEPDTATGSGEVREQVAEPAAPPRARRGDEAAARAAVYVEVQHSAAFAQVRDSYRGFAFPAVAAFVTWYLVYVVAATTAPGLMARRVAGELNVAMVAGLAQFATTFLLTWAYARHARLRRDRAALDLRWTLATRTGQERVR; from the coding sequence GTGGACGAGCACGGCGGGGGAGACCCGGGGACGCTGGGGGTGGACAGCCCGTGGCGACAGGCCGCGGTGGCACGGCAGTGGGCGCCGGAGCCGGATACCGCAACGGGTTCGGGCGAGGTCAGAGAGCAGGTGGCGGAACCGGCGGCGCCACCGCGGGCGCGCCGTGGGGATGAAGCGGCCGCCCGAGCGGCGGTCTACGTGGAGGTCCAGCACAGCGCGGCGTTCGCTCAGGTGCGGGACAGCTACCGGGGGTTCGCGTTCCCGGCGGTGGCGGCGTTCGTCACCTGGTACCTGGTCTACGTGGTGGCGGCGACCACCGCGCCGGGCCTGATGGCCCGACGGGTGGCGGGCGAGCTGAACGTGGCGATGGTCGCGGGCCTGGCGCAGTTCGCGACGACCTTCCTCCTGACGTGGGCGTATGCGCGGCACGCGCGGCTGCGGCGGGACCGGGCGGCGCTTGACCTTCGGTGGACGCTGGCCACCAGGACCGGGCAGGAGCGGGTGCGGTGA